From a region of the Haematobia irritans isolate KBUSLIRL chromosome 4, ASM5000362v1, whole genome shotgun sequence genome:
- the Shc gene encoding SHC-adaptor protein, which produces MMIRSNGNGGEGGGGASMGGAAGGDDGCIYPDEVIMEKGVAFNVRYTGCIEVNTSMKSLDFHTRTQVARECINRVCEAAGLKSAGKRRMDKKIGQYIADRPCMVNAGTNVVINVSSRSLNLINVETGEIVASHQMPRISFASGGDTDTLDFLAYIAKNEDEWRACYVLECIGGQSEDLIVTIGKAFMLRYNAISRKGHHQQSSDQISTASQMKGNDKEYYNDLPNKLPPDLMNEMELEEKKHQMQTTNKVAQLNLKKPRDRLSSNLIDLNSPPPDQTTNKMSLCSFDPMKDHSGIQQQQQPPDVFDIPPLSLSAEVQRSQLMTESWFHGSISRPIAEGMLENDGDFLVRESQGKHDQYVLTGLQGKTPKHLLLIDPEGIVRTKDRIFESISHLINYHWTNLLPIISEDSELVLRTPVTRSMSLSITGQQIVAASHTIPASHNHHSHSHHHQVQSCKE; this is translated from the exons AATGGTGGCGAAGGTGGTGGCGGTGCATCGATGGGTGGGGCTGCAGGTGGCGATGATGGCTGTATATATCCGGATGAAGTTATCATGGAAAAAGGGGTTGCATTCAATGTGAGG TACACTGGCTGCATTGAAGTGAATACTTCAATGAAATCATTGGATTTTCATACCAGAACACAAGTGGCCAG GGAATGCATCAATCGTGTGTGTGAGGCAGCTGGATTAAAATCCGCAGGAAAACGTCGCATGGATAAGAAAATAGGGCAATATATTGCCGACCGCCCGTGTATGGTCAACGCTGGAACCAACGTAGTCATCAACGTGTCCAGTCGATCtttgaatttaattaatgtAGAAACGGGAGAAATTGTGGCGTCCCATCAAATGCCAAGAATATCATTTGCATCGGGTGGCGATACG gatACATTGGATTTTTTGGCTTACATAGCTAAGAATGAAGACGAATGGCGAGCCTGTTATGTTTTAGAATGTATTGGTGGTCAAAGTGAAGATCTTATTGTAACTATTGGCAAGGCATTCATGTTGCGGTACAATGCGATTAGTCGTAAAGG ACATCACCAACAGTCATCTGATCAAATTTCCACAGCATCACAAATGAAAGGAAACGATAAGGAGTATTACAATGATTTGCCGAACAAATTACCTCCTGATTTAATGAATGAAATGGAGTTAGAAGAGAAAAAACATCAAATGCAAACGACTAACAAAGTAGCCCAGTTGAACTTGAAGAAACCACGGGATCGTCTGAGTAGCAATTTAATCGATTTAAATAGCCCACCACCCGATCAAACGACAAACAAAATGAGTCTTTGCTCATTCGATCCGATGAAAGATCACAGTGGaatacaacaacagcagcaaccgCCTGACGTTTTTGATATAC cccCTTTGTCCTTGTCCGCCGAAGTCCAACGTTCACAATTAATGACTGAATCTTGGTTCCATGGGTCTATAAGTCGACCAATTGCGGAAGGTATGCTTGAAAATGACGGTGACTTTTTGGTACGGGAATCTCAAGGAAAGCATGACCAGTACGTTTTAACAGGCCTTCAAGGCAAAACTCCTAAACACCTATTGTTGATCGACCCTGAGGGCATTGTTCGTACAAAAGATCGTATATTCGAGAGCATTAGCCATTTGATAAACTACCATTGGACAAATCTGCTACCTATTATCTCGGAAGATTCAGAACTAGTTTTACGAACACCTGTTACTCGATCTATGTCATTATCGATCACCGGTCAACAAATAGTAGCAGCCTCCCACACAATTCCAGCGTCTCATAATCATCATTCCCATTCGCATCACCACCAAGTACAATCGTGTAAGGAATAG